A window of Argopecten irradians isolate NY chromosome 1, Ai_NY, whole genome shotgun sequence contains these coding sequences:
- the LOC138309221 gene encoding putative uncharacterized protein ENSP00000383309 codes for MSAVAISPPRIAVAISPSRIAVAISPPRIAVAISHPRSAVVISPPTSVVDISPPRSAVAISPPRIAVAIFPPRIAVAISPPRIAVAIFPPRIAVAISPLRITVDISPPRSAVVISLSRITVAIYPSRIAVAISPPRIAVAISPPRIAVAISPPRIAVAISPPRIAVAISPPRIAVAISPPRIAVAISPPRSAVAISPPRIAVAIYPSRIAVAISPPRIAVVISPPRIAVAIYPPRSAVAISPSRIAVAIYPPRIAVAISPPRSAVVISPPRVL; via the coding sequence ATGAGTGCTGTAGCTATCTCCCCTCCTAGGATTGCTGTAGCTATCTCCCCTTCTAGGATTGCTGTAGCTATCTCCCCTCCTAGGATTGCTGTAGCTATCTCCCATCCTAGGAGTGCTGTAGTCATCTCTCCTCCTACGAGTGTTGTAGATATCTCTCCTCCTAGGAGTGCTGTAGCTATCTCCCCTCCTAGGATTGCTGTAGCTATCTTCCCTCCTAGGATTGCTGTAGCTATCTCCCCTCCTAGGATTGCTGTAGCTATCTTCCCTCCTAGGATTGCTGTAGCTATCTCCCCTCTTAGGATTACTGTAGATATCTCCCCTCCTAGGAGTGCTGTAGTTATATCCCTTTCTAGGATTACTGTTGCTATCTACCCTTCTAGGATTGCTGTTGCTATCTCCCCTCCTAGGATTGCTGTAGCTATCTCCCCTCCTAGGATTGCTGTAGCTATCTCTCCTCCTAGGATTGCTGTAGCTATCTCCCCTCCTAGGATTGCTGTAGCTATCTCCCCTCCTAGGATTGCTGTAGCTATCTCCCCTCCTAGGATTGCTGTAGCTATCTCCCCTCCTAGGAGTGCTGTAGCTATCTCCCCTCCTAGGATTGCTGTAGCTATCTACCCTTCTAGAATTGCTGTTGCTATCTCCCCTCCTAGGATTGCTGTAGTCATCTCTCCTCCTAGGATTGCTGTAGCTATCTACCCTCCTAGGAGTGCTGTAGCTATCTCCCCTTCTAGGATTGCTGTTGCTATCTACCCTCCTAGGATTGCTGTAGCTATCTCCCCTCCTAGGAGtgctgtagttatctcccctccacGAGTactgtag